A stretch of DNA from Nitrospira sp. KM1:
TCGATTCCCCCTGACAATCAGAATCGCCATGTCGGGAGCTGCGCATCAAACAATGGTGATGCGCTTCCTTGAAGTGGCTCACCAGTTCATTCCAAAGCCAGTCATCCCGGAGGCTTTTAGATCCGCGCTGGCTCGAGCCACCTGCCTGCCGCAGATGTCGACGGAGTCGATTCGCGGTCTGGTCGCCGACCTCCGTAGCGTTCCGTGTCTGCCTGACATTTACCAAGAGTTGGTGGCAGAACTGCAATCCCCACGAGCTTCAATCGAGGCGGCTGCTCGCATCCTATCGCGCGATATGGCCATGGTGTCCAAGATCATGCAAGTGGTGAATTCCGCCTACTTTAGCCTGCGCCGAACGATCTCGAGCCCAGCTCATGCCATGGCCCTTCTGGGGATTGATACAGTCAAGTCTCTCGTGCTCGGCCTCCAGATCTTTTCTCAGTTTCCGCAGACGGCGTCGCTCCCACTCTCGGTTGACACACTCTGGAGGCACGCCATGTCTTGCGCGGTATCCGCACGTGCGATTGCTCAGGCAGCGGGCCTGGGCACCCTTGCCGTTGAAGCAGCGTTTGTCGCGGGCTTGGTTCACGACCTAGGACTCCTCATTCTCGCGACTAATTACCCAGATCGTTATGCTGCAGTCTTGCGTGGATGCGGTCAGAATATGCACGCCCGTGTCGCCGCCGAAACGGAGGTCTTCGGAGCTTCTCACTGCGAGATCGCGGGGTATTTACTCGGAATTTGGGGCTTGCAGGACTCGATCGTGGAGGCTGCGAGCTATCATCACAAGCCGTCCTGCCGGCCGCATCGTGCGATGTCTGTGCTCACCGCCGTGCACGTCGCCGACGCCTTGGACGATGAAGGGCTCACATTAGGCGAACCGTGCAATCCCGAATCAATTGATATGGCGTATCTATCCGCATGCGGGGTCGTGCAGCATCTCTCGCGGTGGCGTGAAACATGCCGCCAAGCGGCATAAACAAGCAGG
This window harbors:
- a CDS encoding HDOD domain-containing protein → MKHLLVVDDDPALPVQFRSMLGEGLGEWIVHGATTADTAIKTMCAASIDIVFVGTHLGGIGGIELLTDIKHRFPLTIRIAMSGAAHQTMVMRFLEVAHQFIPKPVIPEAFRSALARATCLPQMSTESIRGLVADLRSVPCLPDIYQELVAELQSPRASIEAAARILSRDMAMVSKIMQVVNSAYFSLRRTISSPAHAMALLGIDTVKSLVLGLQIFSQFPQTASLPLSVDTLWRHAMSCAVSARAIAQAAGLGTLAVEAAFVAGLVHDLGLLILATNYPDRYAAVLRGCGQNMHARVAAETEVFGASHCEIAGYLLGIWGLQDSIVEAASYHHKPSCRPHRAMSVLTAVHVADALDDEGLTLGEPCNPESIDMAYLSACGVVQHLSRWRETCRQAA